The genomic region GGGCTAGAGCGGTTCGCGCTATCTCAAGATCTCCATGGCCGTAAGCATTGGCCTTTACCACAGCCATCAACTGGCAGTCGGAGCCAATTAACCGCTTCAATGCTGCTACATTGTGTGCTGCGTTTGCAATACTAATTTCAGCCCAAACCGGTCTTGAGGGCTCTTTCATATTTAATTCACTCCAGTCAAAGCTGCCTTTTACCTAGGCTCAACCTCCAACACGCAGGGAATGGCCGGCAGCAGGTCAGATGCTGTGATGCCACGCTGGCTGTACACCTGGACGACATAATCTCCGGCCCTGCCGTGGAGATAAGCGCCAGCGGCGGCTGCCTGAAAAGCATTCATCCCCTGGGCAAGGAGCCCGCCAATCATGCCAGTCAGCACATCTCCGGTTCCGGCGGTAGCCATGCCGGAATTGCCGGTGCTGTTAATATAAACTTGATTATCCCCCGCTGTGATCGTAGGCGCGCCTTTAAGCACTATATTTACACCTAACTCTTTATGAGTATTCCAAGCAATTTCC from Bacillota bacterium harbors:
- a CDS encoding alanine racemase, translating into MKEPSRPVWAEISIANAAHNVAALKRLIGSDCQLMAVVKANAYGHGDLEIARTALA